The Nocardioides sp. S5 genome includes a window with the following:
- a CDS encoding alcohol dehydrogenase catalytic domain-containing protein has translation MTSQYDRYRAADVDLPEQGWAWHLWGAGEDNMGRDDQPELVPVPRPDADHMLVRIDSVGLCFSDVKIMRQGGSHPKLYDRDLSAEPTRLGHEVSLTVIEVGDNLQDRYHAGQRLAVQPDIYQDGTSTAYGYTIPGGLIQYHLMGAEMLETDDGACLLPLPDTMGYAEASTLEPWGCVMAAYTQRRRLEPRVGGTMWIIGRPGDEREYAFSSGLDAPDTIVLTDVPASVARLVEGTSTRTIVRDGLGPEDFQALVDELTDGAGFDDIVMLDPRSAATAGAVATRIARRGTLNLVGETALDGLVDLDVGRLHYDYTAYLGGRGPDIAASYGEARNRCDLRPRGTTVFVGAGGPMGLMHVQRAIQQPDGPRTIVATEVSDERLKSLEDRLAHLAEANDCELVTFNSQTSEQSLHDFVMGLTDGRGADDVVVSVPIADVMAEADTLMNPDGMLVFFAGVPNGTLAPLNLSAVYLDNAQYTGTSGLTIHDQQQVVDLANRGELSPGSIVGAVGGMRAAKDGLRALVEGSYSGKVLIFPQIHDLPLMGLDELQETLPQVAEKLSPGGTWNDEAEKALFDSQLSS, from the coding sequence ATGACCTCACAGTACGACCGCTACCGCGCAGCCGACGTCGACCTCCCGGAGCAGGGCTGGGCCTGGCACCTGTGGGGTGCGGGCGAGGACAACATGGGCAGGGACGACCAGCCCGAGCTGGTGCCGGTGCCCCGGCCCGACGCCGACCACATGCTGGTGCGCATCGACAGCGTGGGCCTGTGCTTCTCGGACGTGAAGATCATGCGCCAGGGCGGCAGCCACCCGAAGCTCTACGACCGCGACCTGTCCGCCGAGCCCACCCGTCTCGGGCACGAGGTGAGCCTCACCGTCATCGAGGTCGGCGACAACCTCCAGGACCGCTACCACGCCGGCCAGCGCCTGGCCGTGCAGCCCGACATCTACCAGGACGGCACGAGCACGGCCTACGGCTACACCATCCCCGGAGGACTCATCCAGTACCACCTCATGGGCGCGGAGATGCTCGAGACCGACGACGGGGCGTGCCTGCTGCCGCTCCCTGACACGATGGGCTACGCCGAGGCGTCCACGCTGGAGCCCTGGGGTTGTGTGATGGCGGCCTACACCCAGCGTCGACGCCTCGAGCCCAGGGTCGGCGGGACGATGTGGATCATCGGCCGGCCCGGCGACGAGCGGGAGTACGCCTTCTCCTCCGGCCTGGACGCGCCGGACACGATCGTGCTGACCGACGTGCCCGCCTCGGTGGCGCGGCTCGTGGAGGGCACCTCGACCAGGACGATCGTGCGCGACGGTCTCGGCCCCGAGGACTTCCAGGCGCTGGTGGACGAGCTGACCGACGGCGCCGGCTTCGACGACATCGTCATGCTCGACCCGCGGTCCGCGGCGACGGCGGGTGCCGTGGCCACGCGCATCGCCCGACGGGGCACCCTCAACCTGGTGGGGGAGACCGCCCTGGACGGCCTGGTGGACCTCGACGTGGGTCGGCTCCACTACGACTACACCGCCTACCTCGGTGGTCGGGGACCGGACATCGCCGCCTCCTACGGAGAGGCGCGCAACCGCTGCGACCTGCGGCCGCGTGGCACCACCGTGTTCGTGGGCGCCGGCGGCCCCATGGGCCTCATGCACGTCCAGCGGGCCATCCAGCAGCCCGACGGTCCCCGCACGATCGTCGCCACCGAGGTGAGCGACGAGCGGCTGAAGAGCCTCGAGGACCGGCTGGCCCACCTCGCGGAGGCCAACGACTGCGAGCTGGTGACCTTCAACTCCCAGACCTCGGAGCAGTCCCTCCACGACTTCGTCATGGGGCTCACCGACGGCCGGGGGGCCGACGACGTGGTGGTCAGCGTGCCCATCGCCGACGTGATGGCCGAGGCCGACACCCTGATGAACCCCGACGGCATGCTCGTCTTCTTCGCAGGCGTGCCCAACGGCACCCTGGCGCCGTTGAACCTGAGCGCGGTCTACCTCGACAACGCGCAGTACACCGGGACCTCGGGACTCACCATCCACGACCAGCAGCAGGTGGTGGACCTGGCCAACCGGGGTGAGCTCTCGCCGGGGTCGATCGTGGGTGCAGTCGGCGGCATGCGGGCGGCCAAGGACGGCCTCCGGGCCCTGGTGGAGGGCAGCTACTCCGGGAAGGTCCTCATCTTCCCCCAGATCCACGACCTGCCTCTGATGGGGCTCGACGAGCTGCAGGAGACGCTGCCGCAGGTCGCCGAGAAGCTGTCGCCCGGCGGCACGTGGAACGACGAGGCGGAGAAGGCGCTCTTCGACAGCCAGCTGAGCAGCTAG